In one Mycobacteroides chelonae genomic region, the following are encoded:
- a CDS encoding lipid-transfer protein has translation MSGKAAIAGIGATDFSKKSGRSELRLAAEAVLDALTDAGLSPDEVDGLVTFTMDSNLETAVARSTGIGELKFFSQIGYGGGAAAATVQQAALAVAAGVAEVVVAYRAFNERSEFRFGQVMTGLSSTADSRGVEYSWSYPHGLSTPAASVAMIARRYMHEYGATSADFGAVSVADRKHAATNPKAFFYGKPITIEDHQNSRMIADPVRLLDCCQESDGGVAIVVTTPERAKDLKNRPVVIEAAAQGSGDDQFTMYSYYRDELGLPEMGLVGRQLWDQSGLTPNDIQTAILYDHFTPYTLLQLEELGFCGTGEAKDFIANGAIELGGKLPINTHGGQLGEAYIHGMNGIAEGVRQLRGTSVNQVPNVEHVLVTAGTGVPTSGLILG, from the coding sequence TTGTCGGGTAAGGCCGCTATTGCCGGTATCGGTGCCACCGACTTCTCGAAGAAGTCGGGCCGATCCGAGTTGAGGTTGGCGGCCGAGGCGGTGCTCGATGCGTTGACGGATGCCGGTTTGTCTCCCGACGAAGTCGACGGCCTGGTGACCTTCACCATGGACTCGAACCTGGAGACCGCGGTCGCGCGTTCGACGGGCATCGGCGAGCTGAAGTTCTTCAGCCAGATCGGCTATGGCGGTGGCGCGGCTGCGGCGACGGTGCAGCAGGCCGCATTGGCGGTCGCTGCCGGTGTCGCAGAGGTGGTCGTCGCGTACCGGGCCTTTAATGAGCGCTCGGAGTTCAGGTTCGGTCAGGTGATGACGGGACTGAGTTCGACCGCCGACTCGCGAGGCGTTGAGTACAGCTGGTCGTACCCGCACGGGCTGAGTACGCCGGCCGCCTCGGTGGCGATGATCGCTCGCCGGTATATGCACGAATACGGTGCCACCAGTGCCGATTTCGGTGCGGTGTCGGTGGCGGACCGTAAGCATGCGGCCACCAATCCGAAGGCATTCTTCTACGGCAAGCCGATCACCATTGAGGACCACCAGAATTCGCGGATGATCGCCGATCCGGTGCGACTGCTGGACTGTTGCCAAGAGAGCGATGGTGGGGTGGCGATCGTCGTGACGACACCGGAGAGGGCCAAGGATCTCAAGAACCGGCCGGTGGTCATCGAGGCGGCCGCGCAGGGGTCCGGCGACGACCAGTTCACCATGTACTCGTACTACCGGGACGAGTTGGGATTACCCGAGATGGGACTCGTCGGTCGGCAGCTCTGGGACCAGTCCGGCTTGACGCCCAACGATATTCAGACCGCGATCCTGTATGACCACTTCACGCCGTACACCTTGTTGCAGCTCGAAGAACTCGGCTTCTGCGGCACGGGCGAGGCCAAGGACTTCATCGCCAACGGTGCCATCGAACTGGGCGGAAAGCTGCCGATCAACACACACGGTGGTCAGCTCGGCGAGGCCTACATCCACGGTATGAACGGCATCGCTGAGGGCGTGCGTCAGCTGCGAGGAACCTCGGTGAACCAGGTGCCCAATGTCGAGCACGTGCTCGTCACAGCGGGCACCGGTGTGCCGACGTCCGGCCTCATCCTGGGATAG
- a CDS encoding Rv3717 family N-acetylmuramoyl-L-alanine amidase, whose translation MPAVLSTTALAHAESPIAGKIVFLDPGHNGANDRSITRQVSDGRGRTKDCQTSGTATDSGFPEHTFNWNVVLHIRQALTVAGVRTALSRGNDNALGPCIDERAATGNSFRPHAIVSIHADGGPRDGRGFHVNYSNPPINEAQGGPSLRLASTMRDQLKASGFQPSTYRGNDGLYGRSDLAGLNLAQYPAILIECGNMKNSDDAAMLSSADGQARLAAAIAQGIARFLS comes from the coding sequence ATGCCGGCCGTGCTGTCCACCACGGCCCTGGCCCACGCGGAATCTCCCATCGCGGGAAAGATCGTCTTCCTCGACCCCGGGCACAACGGCGCCAACGACCGCTCAATCACCCGGCAGGTCAGTGACGGCCGGGGACGCACCAAGGACTGCCAGACCAGCGGCACCGCAACCGATTCAGGTTTTCCAGAACATACCTTCAACTGGAATGTGGTGTTGCACATCCGGCAGGCCCTCACCGTGGCCGGTGTTCGCACCGCATTGTCTCGTGGCAATGACAACGCGCTCGGGCCGTGCATCGACGAGCGCGCTGCCACCGGAAACTCGTTCAGGCCCCACGCCATCGTCAGCATTCACGCCGATGGCGGCCCCCGGGATGGCCGGGGATTCCACGTCAACTACTCGAACCCACCGATCAATGAAGCGCAAGGAGGTCCCTCGTTGCGCTTGGCCAGCACCATGCGCGATCAGCTCAAGGCCTCGGGATTCCAGCCGTCGACCTACCGCGGAAACGATGGTCTGTATGGACGTTCCGACCTGGCCGGGTTGAACCTGGCTCAGTACCCGGCGATCCTCATCGAGTGCGGAAACATGAAGAACAGCGACGACGCCGCGATGCTGTCCAGTGCGGACGGCCAGGCGCGTCTGGCAGCGGCTATCGCGCAAGGCATCGCCAGGTTTCTGAGCTGA
- a CDS encoding MaoC family dehydratase, giving the protein MDSVCLGGKVTTVGEKLPELKLEGTPTFIVSTALATRDFQDVHHDRDLAQAKGSKDIFINILSDTGLVERFVTDWAGPSARVKSISLRLGVPWYAYDTTVFSGEVTAVDDGVVEVDVVGNNSLGAHVTAKVKLTIGASA; this is encoded by the coding sequence ATGGACTCTGTATGCCTGGGAGGCAAAGTGACCACCGTTGGCGAGAAGCTGCCCGAGCTGAAACTTGAGGGCACTCCGACGTTCATCGTGTCGACCGCGCTGGCCACGCGTGACTTCCAGGACGTGCATCATGACCGTGACCTGGCGCAGGCGAAGGGGTCCAAGGACATCTTCATCAACATCCTGTCCGACACCGGTCTGGTCGAGCGATTCGTCACCGACTGGGCCGGACCTTCGGCTCGGGTGAAATCGATTTCGCTGCGTTTGGGTGTGCCGTGGTACGCCTACGACACCACGGTGTTCTCCGGCGAGGTGACCGCCGTCGATGACGGCGTCGTGGAAGTGGATGTGGTGGGCAACAACAGCCTGGGTGCGCATGTCACCGCCAAGGTCAAGCTGACGATCGGAGCAAGCGCGTGA
- a CDS encoding bifunctional MaoC family dehydratase N-terminal/OB-fold nucleic acid binding domain-containing protein: MSVVDIQDGFAEIKAAGPSAPRLARDPVNQAMINNWVEAMGDRNPIYVDEDAAKAAGHSGIVAPPAMAQVWTMAGLYGERSGDDPLGRVMELLDSAGYQSVVATNYEQIYHRYLQLGEQVTTTNEVTEVFGPKQTALGESWFINIHAEWHVGDELVNEMNWRIMKFRPGAKKSAEVPDDLDPSKLMRPSWSRDSAYFWEGVAAHELRLQKRPDGSLQHPPVPAVWQDKDAPIEYQVSSGHGTVFSYVVHHAPQVPGRTLPFVIALVELEEGVRMLGELRGVSPDDVQIGLPVQVTYLDFPAEGESPAWTLYAWEAK, encoded by the coding sequence ATGAGCGTCGTGGATATTCAGGACGGCTTCGCCGAGATCAAGGCCGCCGGACCCAGCGCCCCCCGTCTGGCGCGCGATCCGGTGAATCAGGCCATGATCAACAACTGGGTTGAGGCGATGGGGGACCGCAACCCGATCTACGTCGACGAGGACGCCGCGAAGGCCGCCGGGCATTCCGGTATCGTCGCGCCGCCCGCGATGGCGCAGGTGTGGACCATGGCCGGGTTGTACGGCGAGCGCTCGGGAGACGACCCGCTGGGCCGGGTGATGGAGCTGCTCGATTCGGCGGGTTACCAGTCGGTGGTCGCCACCAACTACGAGCAGATCTATCACCGCTATCTGCAACTGGGCGAGCAGGTCACCACCACCAATGAGGTGACCGAGGTCTTCGGGCCGAAGCAGACCGCGCTCGGCGAGAGCTGGTTTATCAACATCCACGCCGAATGGCATGTGGGCGATGAGCTCGTCAATGAAATGAACTGGCGCATCATGAAGTTCCGGCCGGGCGCTAAGAAGTCGGCCGAGGTGCCAGATGATCTCGATCCTTCGAAGCTGATGCGTCCGTCCTGGTCGAGGGATAGCGCGTACTTCTGGGAGGGCGTCGCGGCCCATGAACTGCGGTTGCAGAAGCGGCCCGATGGGTCGTTGCAGCATCCGCCCGTACCCGCTGTGTGGCAGGACAAAGACGCTCCGATCGAGTACCAGGTGTCCAGTGGGCATGGCACGGTGTTCAGCTACGTGGTGCATCACGCCCCTCAGGTGCCTGGTCGCACACTGCCTTTCGTGATCGCGCTGGTGGAGCTTGAAGAGGGTGTTCGGATGCTGGGCGAGCTTCGAGGGGTATCGCCCGACGATGTTCAGATCGGGTTGCCGGTTCAGGTGACATATCTGGACTTCCCCGCCGAGGGGGAGAGCCCGGCATGGACTCTGTATGCCTGGGAGGCAAAGTGA